A single Streptomyces sp. Edi2 DNA region contains:
- a CDS encoding helix-turn-helix transcriptional regulator yields MPTRTTPTVRQQRLGAELRKMRLAAGATTEYAAGLLGIDRTRISNMEGGIRPVSPDRVRTLACNYACPDESYVEALVDMAANRERGWWEQYRGTLAAGMLDIAELEWHAARISTTQTVHVPGLFQTEDYARAVFTAVLPPPTRLEVELRVAHRMERQQVFERPDPPGYVAFVHEAALRMRFGGTGVMRHQLKQLCHASEREGVDVRVLPVDAGAFPGAGHALLYAGGVVPQLDTVQLDSAHGPEFTHAEAQLAKYRAHLDWMDNASLSTPASRDFIRNVERSL; encoded by the coding sequence ATGCCGACCAGGACCACGCCAACGGTGCGCCAGCAGCGACTTGGAGCCGAGCTGCGCAAGATGCGTCTCGCTGCCGGCGCCACCACCGAATACGCCGCGGGGTTGCTGGGCATCGACCGGACGCGGATCTCCAACATGGAGGGCGGGATCAGGCCGGTCTCCCCTGACCGTGTGCGCACGCTGGCCTGCAACTACGCCTGCCCGGACGAGTCGTACGTCGAAGCCCTGGTCGACATGGCTGCGAACCGAGAGCGCGGCTGGTGGGAGCAGTACCGGGGCACGCTCGCCGCTGGGATGCTGGATATCGCGGAGCTGGAATGGCATGCCGCTCGTATCAGTACGACGCAGACGGTCCACGTTCCGGGTCTGTTCCAGACCGAGGACTATGCCCGAGCCGTCTTCACCGCAGTCTTGCCGCCTCCGACGCGACTCGAAGTCGAACTGCGCGTCGCCCACCGTATGGAGCGCCAGCAGGTTTTCGAGCGGCCTGATCCGCCTGGCTATGTTGCCTTCGTCCATGAGGCGGCATTGCGCATGAGGTTCGGCGGAACCGGCGTCATGCGTCACCAGCTCAAGCAGCTATGCCATGCGTCGGAACGCGAGGGTGTCGATGTGCGGGTACTCCCAGTGGACGCGGGCGCGTTTCCCGGGGCAGGGCATGCTCTCCTGTACGCCGGAGGTGTCGTACCTCAGCTCGATACCGTGCAGCTGGACTCGGCCCACGGCCCGGAGTTCACGCACGCCGAAGCCCAGCTCGCGAAGTACCGCGCCCACCTCGACTGGATGGACAACGCGTCGCTGTCGACCCCGGCTTCGCGGGACTTCATCCGTAATGTCGAGCGCTCACTCTAG
- a CDS encoding ATP-binding protein, with protein MPTAMSVCPHPLDLRTPRVPENLAYSLTLPAALASPAVARSAARTILEAHGLHDVTDAATQVIGELAASACLFTPSDSVYLSLRYRDDALRVCLYDGHPRHTHRRLAAACDGRRRSLLLLLACVMHACDGEWGFGESSEPGDGTRLWAVLPREGARAYGRAA; from the coding sequence ATGCCCACAGCCATGTCCGTCTGCCCGCACCCCCTCGACCTCCGCACACCCCGCGTGCCGGAGAACCTGGCCTACAGCCTCACTCTTCCCGCCGCGCTCGCCAGTCCGGCCGTCGCGCGGTCCGCCGCCCGGACGATCCTGGAAGCGCACGGACTGCATGACGTGACCGACGCCGCGACCCAGGTGATCGGTGAACTCGCAGCCTCTGCGTGCCTGTTCACGCCGTCCGACAGCGTCTATCTGTCGCTGCGCTATCGCGATGACGCGCTGCGCGTCTGCCTCTATGACGGGCATCCGCGCCATACTCATCGCCGTCTCGCGGCGGCTTGTGACGGCAGGCGGCGGTCTCTGCTTCTGTTGCTGGCCTGTGTGATGCACGCCTGTGACGGTGAGTGGGGGTTCGGGGAGTCGTCCGAGCCCGGCGACGGAACGCGGTTGTGGGCGGTGCTGCCACGCGAGGGGGCACGGGCGTACGGGCGCGCGGCATGA
- a CDS encoding gluconate:H+ symporter, whose protein sequence is MFLAATPATPPPPPHTGGLIALIPGTAGLLTVAALGIALLLVLIIKVRLQPFVALLTVSIAVGLAAGLSVTELFGTVQKSDAVSMIETGMGGILGHVAIIIGLGTMLGAILEVSGGAEVLSSRLLRLFGERREPLAMGLTGLIFGIPVFFDVGIFVLAPIVYAAAKRSGKSILLYCMPLLAGLSMTHAFLPPHPGPVAAAGLFKVDLGWIILMGILCGIPAVLAAWGYAAWIGKRLFVPVPQDMVEAAEEAKAAVTAEKAAAGVKPQEAPVALGTVLTIIGTPLILILLATFSSIALAPSAGRSVIEFFGHPFVALTIALLMSYYLLGVRRGWSRKSLETVSTASLKPVGNIILVVGAGGIFGAVLKGSGVATALSDTFHNVGLPVIVLAYLLSLVLRVAQGSATVAIVTTAGIVVPLVEGQGMSQAHLALIIMAISAGSIFASHVNDGGFWMVSKYFGITERDTLKSWTVLESVLSVAGFAVAAAVSLVV, encoded by the coding sequence ATGTTCCTCGCCGCCACGCCCGCCACCCCGCCACCACCACCCCACACCGGTGGACTCATCGCCCTGATACCGGGCACCGCGGGGCTTCTGACGGTCGCCGCCCTGGGCATCGCCCTGCTCCTCGTCCTGATCATCAAGGTCCGGCTGCAGCCGTTCGTCGCGCTGCTGACGGTCTCCATCGCGGTGGGCCTGGCCGCCGGGCTCTCCGTCACCGAACTCTTCGGCACGGTCCAGAAATCCGACGCCGTCTCGATGATCGAGACCGGTATGGGCGGCATCCTCGGGCACGTCGCCATCATCATCGGCCTGGGCACCATGCTCGGCGCGATCTTGGAGGTCTCCGGCGGCGCCGAGGTGCTGAGCTCCCGGCTGCTCCGCCTCTTCGGCGAGCGGCGCGAACCGCTCGCCATGGGCCTGACCGGACTGATCTTCGGCATCCCGGTCTTCTTCGACGTCGGCATCTTCGTCCTCGCCCCGATCGTCTACGCGGCAGCGAAACGGAGCGGCAAGTCGATCCTCCTCTACTGCATGCCGCTCCTCGCGGGCCTGTCCATGACCCACGCCTTCCTGCCGCCGCACCCCGGCCCGGTCGCCGCCGCCGGCCTCTTCAAGGTCGACCTCGGCTGGATCATCCTCATGGGCATCCTCTGCGGCATCCCGGCGGTACTCGCCGCCTGGGGCTACGCGGCCTGGATCGGCAAGCGCCTCTTCGTCCCCGTCCCGCAGGACATGGTCGAGGCCGCCGAGGAGGCCAAGGCCGCGGTCACCGCGGAGAAGGCCGCGGCCGGCGTCAAGCCGCAGGAGGCGCCGGTCGCCCTGGGCACCGTCCTCACCATCATCGGCACCCCGCTGATCCTCATCCTGCTGGCGACCTTCTCCTCCATCGCCCTGGCCCCCTCGGCCGGCCGTTCGGTGATCGAGTTCTTCGGCCACCCCTTCGTCGCCCTGACCATCGCCCTGCTGATGTCGTACTACCTGCTGGGTGTCCGCCGCGGCTGGTCCCGCAAGTCCCTGGAGACGGTCTCCACCGCCTCGCTCAAGCCGGTCGGCAACATCATCCTGGTCGTCGGCGCCGGCGGTATCTTCGGCGCCGTCCTCAAGGGCAGCGGTGTGGCCACCGCCCTCTCCGACACCTTCCACAACGTCGGCCTGCCCGTGATCGTCCTCGCCTACCTCCTCTCCCTCGTCCTCCGCGTCGCCCAGGGCTCGGCCACGGTCGCCATCGTCACCACGGCCGGCATCGTCGTCCCCCTCGTCGAGGGCCAGGGCATGTCCCAGGCCCACCTGGCCCTGATCATCATGGCGATCTCGGCAGGGTCGATCTTCGCTTCGCACGTGAATGACGGCGGGTTCTGGATGGTCAGCAAGTACTTCGGGATCACGGAGCGCGACACCCTCAAGTCCTGGACCGTATTGGAGTCCGTGCTCTCGGTCGCCGGGTTCGCGGTGGCGGCGGCGGTGAGCCTGGTGGTCTAG